AAAGAAATGGACCACCAGTCCAGCGCATGTCTTATCAGCAAGCAAACGAAGCGAAGTACCCAGGTAGTGGCTGCGAGGCTTATCGATCTGGAGCTTCTCATTCGTCCCATCTGTTGAGACGGGGCGAGGCTTCAGCGCCGTTCAGCGGCCTTCTAGTGGACCTCCTCCCTGCTAGCGCTGTCGTTCTTTCCAGCAGCTCGCTGAGCTAAACCTGCTTAAGCTGAAGGTGCAGCTTTGGTGGGGGGTGGGGTCCGTTCCTGATTGTGTCCTATGCCGGCCTGGGGCTTGAGGTGGGATGAAAGGTCCTGAAAACCATGGGGGGATTTTGTTCACTTGACCAAACGTCCCGGAGCTAGGTAACAAACCCCACCAACACTCTTCCCACCCGACTACGATCCTCGAATCCATCACGACCAAGATGGCAGCCGACACAGTCATGCCGCTCGAGAAAGCGAGGCACATCAAATACTGGCAACGCTGCCACAAGACCTTCCTCCCGCACCAGTATACGTCGTCCGACAGCACGCGCATAGCTCTCAGCTTCTTCATCCTCGCCGCCCTCGACATACTCTCCCCCTCCGAGCCGACCAAGGATGCCCCCCACCTCCTCACACCCGCCGACCGAGCTGCCGCGCGCAAGTTCGTTCTGGGTCTCTACCACCCCGGCGGCGGCTTCTGCGGCTCTCCGAACCATGCTCTGCCAAGCGACTTATACGCCGGCTGGGACTTTGAAAAGGCAACGCCTAAAACGAGGAATGCGAGCTCGGCGAATCTGGCCTCGACATACTTTGCGCTGTTGATCTTGGCCATTGTCGCGGACGGGCCAGAGGAGGCCAAGAGCGCCTTTGCGGGCGTGGATCGCGTTGCGACGTTGCGGTGGTTGAGGCGGCTGCAGAGGACCGATGGCAGCTTTGGCGAGCTCGTGCTGGACGACGGGGCCATTGCTGGCGGGAGGGACATGCGGCTATGCTTTCTGGCCGCCACGATACGGTGGGCTCTACGGGGCGATGCCAAGGAGGGAGACGAGGACTGGGTGGAGGACATTGACGTTGATGGCCTCGTTCGGCACATCCGCCAAGGACAGACCTATGACGGTGGAGTCGCTGAGAGCTCCCATGCAAACGAGTCTCATGGTACGCTCCTGCTACAATGGTGATGATGCTGAATACGTGAAGCTGATGTGAGGTTTGAAGCTGGCTACGCATGGTGCGCCGTCAGCGCGCTGGTCCTCCTCGATCGACCCCCAGACCAGAGTGGAACTCCACACGACAGCCAGATACTTCAGCAAGGCGTCCCTGACGCGTCCCTGTTGGTCAAGTTCCTGGTGTACCGCCAGTTCGAATACCTCGAGAAAGAAGACGACTCGGACGATCCCGACCATGCCAACTTTGCGCTGCCCGCGTCGTTGAGCGAGCTGACATTGGATCCAAACCTGCGCTTCGTTGGGTTCAATGGAAGGTGTAACAAGGTCGCGGACACATGCTATTGCTGGTGGGTAGGAGGGACACTACAGGTACAAGGAATATAGATTGTCGACTGCCAAGGGCCACGGTTTGCTGACGTTTTTAAGATGCTTGGTCACACCGATCTCATTGACGCCGAGCCGTCACGACGCTTCATCACCAAAAAAACACAGCATCTCATCGGTGGGTTCTCTAAGTATCCTGGAGGCCCGCCAGACATTTTCCACGGATTCCTTGGCCTAGCTGCACTCGCCATCATGGGAGACGCAGACCTAAAGCCATTCGATGCGTCCGTATGCGCGACAGACGCGACTATGCGTAATATCATATTTGCGAGAAACGGGCTCATCGAGACTACCAAGGCCACCAAGAAGACCTGAACTTGATAGACGCTATATCCTGGCGTAATCTGATCTACTTGCGCGCATTCGCTAACGGGAGGCTGGGAACTAACGCAAAGCACAATGACAGAATCACAGCGAGGTTTGGACATCATTATAGAGGAATACA
The Colletotrichum lupini chromosome 6, complete sequence DNA segment above includes these coding regions:
- a CDS encoding prenyltransferase and squalene oxidase, which produces MAADTVMPLEKARHIKYWQRCHKTFLPHQYTSSDSTRIALSFFILAALDILSPSEPTKDAPHLLTPADRAAARKFVLGLYHPGGGFCGSPNHALPSDLYAGWDFEKATPKTRNASSANLASTYFALLILAIVADGPEEAKSAFAGVDRVATLRWLRRLQRTDGSFGELVLDDGAIAGGRDMRLCFLAATIRWALRGDAKEGDEDWVEDIDVDGLVRHIRQGQTYDGGVAESSHANESHAGYAWCAVSALVLLDRPPDQSGTPHDSQILQQGVPDASLLVKFLVYRQFEYLEKEDDSDDPDHANFALPASLSELTLDPNLRFVGFNGRCNKVADTCYCWWVGGTLQMLGHTDLIDAEPSRRFITKKTQHLIGGFSKYPGGPPDIFHGFLGLAALAIMGDADLKPFDASVCATDATMRNIIFARNGLIETTKATKKT